From a region of the Pseudodesulfovibrio senegalensis genome:
- the ahbC gene encoding 12,18-didecarboxysiroheme deacetylase codes for MIGISKLYCGSVEPSDALRYGRESGQLPSHLLQFSKDKKPVVVWNMTQRCNLKCVHCYAQAVDPSDHKDPISTDKAKEIIDDLAQFGAPVMLFSGGEPLVREDLTDLAKYATSKGMRAVISTNGTLITKKKAAELKEVGLSYVGISLDGSEKVHDDFRGVTGAYKQALKGVENCMAEGLKVGLRFTINKRNAVEIPHLFKVLEDMEVPRICFYHLVYSGRGSELIKEDLSHQETRDVVDLIMDKTRELFDKGKPKEVLTVDNHADGPYVYYRMLKEDPARAEQVKELLQWNEGNSSGRGIGCISWDGKVHADQFMRHHTFGNVLERPFSEIWTDENIELLHKMKDKRPHVGGRCAKCRFLNICGGNFRARAEAYHGDFWAEDPACYLTDEEITGEPL; via the coding sequence ATGATAGGCATTTCAAAATTGTATTGCGGTTCGGTCGAGCCGTCCGACGCCCTGCGGTATGGCCGCGAGTCCGGGCAGCTCCCTTCTCATCTTTTGCAATTCTCCAAAGACAAAAAGCCCGTTGTAGTCTGGAACATGACCCAGCGGTGCAACCTCAAGTGCGTGCACTGCTACGCGCAGGCCGTGGACCCCAGCGATCACAAGGATCCCATTTCCACGGACAAGGCCAAGGAAATCATCGACGACCTTGCCCAGTTCGGCGCTCCGGTCATGCTCTTTTCCGGCGGAGAACCGCTGGTTCGTGAAGACCTGACCGATCTGGCAAAATATGCCACCAGCAAAGGCATGCGCGCGGTCATTTCCACCAACGGCACGCTCATCACCAAGAAAAAGGCTGCAGAACTCAAGGAAGTGGGCCTTTCCTACGTGGGCATCTCTCTTGACGGCTCCGAAAAAGTCCATGACGACTTCCGTGGCGTAACCGGAGCCTACAAGCAGGCTCTCAAGGGCGTTGAAAACTGTATGGCCGAAGGCCTCAAGGTTGGCCTCCGCTTCACCATCAACAAACGCAACGCCGTGGAAATCCCGCACCTGTTCAAGGTGTTGGAAGACATGGAAGTGCCCCGCATCTGTTTCTACCATCTGGTCTATTCCGGACGCGGTTCCGAACTCATCAAGGAAGACCTTTCCCATCAGGAAACCCGCGACGTTGTCGACCTGATCATGGACAAGACCCGTGAGCTGTTCGACAAGGGCAAGCCCAAGGAAGTGCTCACGGTGGACAACCATGCGGATGGTCCCTACGTATACTACCGCATGCTCAAGGAAGATCCGGCACGCGCCGAACAGGTCAAGGAGCTGTTGCAATGGAACGAGGGCAACTCCTCGGGACGAGGCATTGGCTGTATTTCCTGGGACGGCAAAGTGCACGCAGACCAATTCATGCGCCACCACACCTTCGGCAACGTGCTGGAACGCCCGTTCTCCGAAATCTGGACCGACGAAAACATCGAGCTGCTGCACAAGATGAAGGATAAGCGTCCCCATGTGGGCGGCCGCTGTGCCAAGTGCCGCTTCCTGAATATCTGCGGCGGCAACTTCCGCGCCCGGGCCGAAGCCTACCACGGCGATTTCTGGGCCGAAGACCCGGCCTGCTACCTGACGGACGAAGAAATCACCGGCGAACCGCTGTAA
- a CDS encoding OmpA family protein: MKKLLSFIFFVFLGACAHVDPSITQKTKVYTDAPLHKSKVVMSAQPRGRQLQPLTALFLPFYMQEPTPDYQLLGDQIGGLFYENWRARQMFPIFEFAAGQTFRGRNNAIAMARSRGADLVVVGFVPHMISGSNLGDTDISLQVKIYETRTGALLFDMAQAGRIEFRGSRDWIVVSHEQRMPSSPLFKLVRSMADDMAVPVQSWLPTPGTPLPYANNTEEIVKGMTKTQPGTPPPGNTQATGQSRQTGTNADEKPLTDSSTLERDLKDEATAQQGVSLNILFDVDKDVIRPTSYPLLDSLGQALLSPELKGKSVMVAGHTDSDADAQYNLKLSKRRAEAVKRYLVAKFQIAPERITTVGYGKSNPVAPNDTPKNKQRNRRVEVRVLK, encoded by the coding sequence ATGAAAAAACTTCTGTCTTTCATCTTCTTTGTATTCCTGGGTGCCTGCGCCCATGTGGACCCGTCCATCACGCAGAAAACCAAGGTCTACACGGACGCCCCCCTGCACAAGTCCAAAGTGGTCATGAGCGCCCAGCCGCGCGGCCGCCAGCTACAACCGCTCACAGCCCTGTTCCTGCCCTTCTACATGCAGGAGCCCACGCCCGACTATCAGTTGCTGGGCGACCAGATCGGCGGTCTTTTCTATGAAAACTGGCGAGCCAGGCAGATGTTCCCCATCTTCGAATTCGCCGCAGGTCAAACCTTCCGGGGCCGCAACAACGCCATCGCCATGGCGCGCAGCCGTGGCGCGGATCTCGTTGTGGTGGGCTTCGTACCCCACATGATCAGCGGCTCCAATCTCGGGGACACCGACATCTCCCTGCAAGTGAAAATCTACGAGACCCGAACCGGGGCACTCCTGTTCGACATGGCACAGGCCGGCCGCATCGAGTTCCGCGGATCGCGGGACTGGATCGTGGTATCCCATGAGCAACGCATGCCAAGCAGCCCGCTGTTCAAGCTGGTTCGATCAATGGCCGACGACATGGCTGTTCCCGTGCAATCATGGTTGCCCACGCCGGGTACGCCGCTTCCCTATGCCAACAACACCGAAGAAATCGTCAAAGGCATGACAAAAACCCAGCCGGGCACGCCTCCTCCGGGAAACACACAGGCAACAGGGCAAAGCAGGCAGACCGGAACGAATGCCGATGAAAAACCCCTGACCGACAGTTCCACCCTTGAGCGCGACCTCAAGGATGAAGCCACGGCCCAGCAGGGCGTGAGCCTGAACATCCTCTTCGACGTGGACAAAGATGTGATCCGTCCGACGTCCTACCCCCTGCTGGATTCGCTGGGACAGGCCCTGCTTTCTCCCGAACTCAAGGGAAAATCCGTCATGGTTGCGGGACACACCGACTCCGATGCCGATGCCCAGTACAACCTCAAACTTTCCAAACGTCGGGCCGAGGCCGTGAAGCGATATCTGGTGGCCAAATTCCAAATCGCTCCCGAACGCATCACAACGGTGGGCTATGGCAAATCCAACCCGGTGGCCCCCAACGACACTCCAAAAAACAAGCAGCGTAACCGCCGCGTGGAGGTCCGGGTGCTCAAATAG
- a CDS encoding YIP1 family protein: MRITCPECQFSRTIDETKIPPRSVVATCPKCKTKFRFRADPEEDNFELHESGENETATTTPDTRTTQESSTAEQKPAMPELHDPAEKPGDELWRKIGDMPPPPDSQEPERQWAQSEEQPEAMNGAAGDHDMPMIEVPFERLDKYGFFPGLFTTIKRVLFSPRLFFSVMPLGRGFARPLLFALMILVLHDILQAAYLKTGILPPVGFGGEPISAAEASEFNPFSLIMFSPFMWITVLFFSAGVHHLLLTALKAAGGKFEATFRAAAYATAPIMLGYIPVANETVFKAQMMIIFAWNMVITVVGWKCLHKTSYMRAGLAAAIPMAVLILAMLSSMVTNSPTV; the protein is encoded by the coding sequence ATGCGGATCACCTGCCCGGAATGCCAGTTTTCGCGCACCATAGACGAAACCAAGATACCTCCTCGCTCCGTTGTTGCCACCTGTCCGAAATGCAAAACAAAATTTCGCTTTCGCGCTGACCCGGAAGAAGATAATTTCGAACTGCACGAGTCCGGTGAAAACGAAACGGCCACAACGACGCCGGACACTCGGACAACGCAGGAATCGTCCACGGCTGAACAGAAACCGGCCATGCCGGAACTGCACGACCCTGCAGAAAAACCCGGGGATGAACTCTGGCGGAAAATCGGCGACATGCCTCCGCCGCCGGACTCGCAGGAACCGGAACGGCAATGGGCACAATCCGAAGAACAGCCCGAAGCGATGAACGGGGCTGCAGGCGACCACGACATGCCCATGATCGAGGTCCCCTTTGAACGCCTGGACAAATACGGTTTCTTCCCGGGCCTGTTCACCACCATCAAACGGGTGCTTTTTTCGCCGCGGCTGTTTTTTTCGGTTATGCCGCTGGGCCGAGGCTTTGCCCGTCCACTCCTCTTTGCCCTGATGATTCTGGTGCTGCACGACATTTTGCAGGCCGCATACCTCAAAACCGGCATCCTGCCGCCCGTGGGATTCGGCGGCGAACCGATCTCCGCGGCCGAGGCCAGTGAATTCAACCCATTTTCCCTGATCATGTTCTCCCCGTTCATGTGGATCACGGTCCTGTTTTTTTCCGCGGGGGTACACCACCTGCTGCTCACGGCCCTCAAGGCGGCGGGCGGCAAATTTGAAGCCACCTTCCGTGCTGCGGCTTATGCGACCGCACCCATCATGCTCGGCTACATTCCCGTTGCCAACGAGACTGTTTTCAAGGCCCAGATGATGATCATTTTCGCATGGAACATGGTCATCACGGTTGTGGGCTGGAAATGCCTGCACAAGACTTCGTATATGCGCGCCGGACTGGCCGCGGCCATTCCCATGGCCGTACTCATTCTGGCCATGCTCTCGTCCATGGTGACGAATTCGCCCACGGTCTGA
- a CDS encoding glycosyl transferase family 2, with the protein MNLLSTYAKEVLSFRMDGEPEPAVSTPLPPERREQWITRCLQTLQQRQLNTVLLFGMGTGELAQNLARKAPQPTRLVVVEQVPATARALAPVLSQHWEIMADCSMWACLCLASLSGITAATTHLCLNPELPAGPQRTANQTLQRLMTRIGPETISRTDIQCDLSAAAILSPDEPELEIFFGQFPKWIRELCVVWDAPEVPDISISCPARLRQVAQPLTDFSSQRNRMLSMCSGSHVLYLDGDEMLHPGHWDMIPALCAHDKINSVFFPRQTLYPDEAHTKIGLGLWPDLQLRLFRNTGSAHFERPIHERLTGVDRAVAIALDMPIQHHSRLRKTQQQLEAKLARFDAAANRENMHLLNREYPQMPTALLNGFAQPKQCRLLVLPDDVHI; encoded by the coding sequence ATGAACCTGCTGAGTACCTACGCCAAGGAAGTGCTTTCCTTTCGCATGGACGGCGAACCCGAGCCTGCAGTTTCGACACCGTTGCCGCCCGAACGCCGGGAACAATGGATCACCCGCTGTCTGCAAACCCTGCAACAACGCCAATTGAACACGGTGCTCCTCTTCGGCATGGGGACGGGAGAGTTGGCCCAGAATCTGGCCCGCAAGGCCCCGCAACCAACCCGGTTGGTGGTCGTGGAACAGGTTCCTGCCACGGCGAGGGCGCTGGCTCCGGTCCTTTCACAGCATTGGGAAATCATGGCGGACTGTTCCATGTGGGCCTGCCTGTGCCTTGCCTCGCTCAGCGGCATAACCGCAGCAACGACCCATCTGTGCCTGAATCCGGAACTGCCGGCAGGCCCGCAGCGCACTGCCAACCAGACCCTGCAGCGGCTCATGACCCGCATCGGCCCTGAAACCATTTCCCGAACAGATATTCAATGTGATCTTTCAGCCGCAGCCATTCTGAGCCCGGATGAGCCGGAACTTGAAATCTTCTTTGGCCAATTCCCGAAATGGATTCGGGAACTCTGCGTGGTCTGGGATGCGCCGGAAGTGCCCGACATATCCATATCCTGCCCGGCCCGGCTCCGACAGGTGGCCCAGCCACTCACCGACTTTTCCTCACAGCGCAACCGCATGCTGTCCATGTGCTCGGGCAGCCATGTACTCTATCTGGACGGCGACGAAATGCTGCATCCCGGCCATTGGGACATGATTCCGGCCCTGTGCGCCCATGACAAGATCAACAGCGTATTCTTCCCGCGCCAGACCCTCTATCCGGACGAGGCCCACACCAAGATCGGCCTGGGCTTGTGGCCGGATCTGCAGTTGCGGCTCTTCCGGAATACCGGATCGGCACATTTCGAACGTCCCATTCATGAACGGCTGACGGGCGTGGACCGGGCCGTGGCCATTGCGCTGGACATGCCCATCCAACATCACAGCAGGCTGCGCAAAACCCAGCAGCAGCTGGAAGCCAAGCTGGCCCGGTTCGATGCGGCGGCCAACCGGGAAAACATGCACCTGCTCAACAGGGAATACCCGCAAATGCCCACGGCCCTGCTCAACGGCTTCGCGCAACCAAAGCAATGCCGCCTGCTTGTCCTGCCTGACGACGTGCACATCTGA
- a CDS encoding glycosyltransferase family 4 protein, which yields MQQFVTGLDTARFETAAFAFADGPRGPQIREQHIQTFVSQDFLAVLQRFEPHIVHVHRAGWPETDLLGPIKRARIPVVVETNVFGRHDPSPLGRIIDHHLFVSRFCLERFHKTTGVEPDPTRYSYLYNPVDTDLFAATAKPHDFSVPAAGRISRPDPGKWSPLALEFLPSVIREIPDFHYHVIGGIPEAQDYVEKNRLQKYVTFHGPVHTDPELAEFLDNVSLLTHANDTGESFGLVIAEAMACGLPVVTHPCQGLRDNAQLELVDHGATGLVARNVEEYAAAVLWLLRHPEQARAMGRAGQEKAVRLFRMQDTADRLGTLYRTLLERKGMMP from the coding sequence ATGCAGCAATTTGTCACCGGGCTGGACACTGCCCGGTTCGAAACCGCGGCGTTCGCCTTTGCCGACGGTCCTCGCGGCCCGCAAATCCGTGAACAGCATATCCAGACCTTCGTGAGTCAGGACTTTCTGGCCGTGCTCCAGCGATTTGAGCCGCACATCGTGCATGTCCACCGTGCAGGTTGGCCGGAAACCGACCTGCTCGGCCCGATCAAACGTGCCCGTATTCCCGTGGTGGTGGAAACCAACGTATTCGGCAGGCACGACCCCTCGCCCCTTGGCAGGATCATCGATCACCATCTTTTCGTTTCCCGTTTCTGCCTGGAACGATTTCACAAGACCACCGGAGTGGAACCGGACCCGACACGCTATTCATATCTGTACAATCCAGTGGATACGGACCTGTTCGCAGCCACGGCAAAACCACACGATTTTTCCGTACCGGCAGCAGGACGTATCTCAAGACCCGATCCCGGAAAATGGTCGCCGCTGGCCCTGGAATTCCTCCCATCGGTAATCAGGGAAATCCCGGATTTTCATTACCACGTCATCGGCGGCATCCCCGAGGCACAGGACTACGTGGAAAAAAACAGGCTGCAAAAGTACGTCACATTCCATGGCCCCGTGCATACGGACCCGGAACTGGCCGAATTTCTGGACAACGTGTCCCTGTTGACCCACGCCAACGACACCGGGGAATCATTCGGACTGGTCATCGCCGAGGCAATGGCCTGCGGCCTGCCCGTTGTCACGCACCCGTGTCAGGGCCTGCGAGACAACGCCCAACTCGAACTGGTGGACCATGGCGCTACCGGTCTGGTGGCGCGCAATGTCGAGGAATACGCCGCAGCCGTGCTCTGGCTGTTGCGACATCCGGAACAGGCCAGAGCCATGGGCAGGGCCGGACAGGAAAAAGCCGTCCGACTGTTCCGCATGCAGGACACGGCAGACAGGCTGGGCACGCTGTACCGGACGTTGCTTGAACGCAAGGGAATGATGCCATGA
- the fliS gene encoding flagellar export chaperone FliS, with product MSNPAKAYLTTQVETTTKGELLLMLYEAAIKFLKRAKIEMEKKDYAQKGIYISKAMDVISELANSLNKEKGGEITTNLHSLYMFCNIHLAKANIKMNPDMLDEVIRILDGIRSAYAQVVPAMEKGVVSPGVKGTEQPATPAAQAAPKPDIQPKASPPVPEIPDPAQTAAPETETAHEQKVEPAKAAPTKGEAPASAKAVEDSAPQQQPAAEPASAPKAKPAAKPAPPNQPMAPKPMVNPMRLRANNAYANNR from the coding sequence ATGTCCAATCCGGCAAAAGCCTATCTCACCACCCAGGTTGAAACCACAACCAAGGGCGAACTGCTGCTCATGCTTTACGAGGCGGCCATCAAATTCCTGAAACGAGCCAAGATCGAAATGGAAAAAAAGGATTACGCCCAAAAAGGCATCTACATTTCCAAAGCCATGGACGTCATCAGCGAACTGGCCAACAGCCTGAACAAGGAAAAAGGCGGCGAGATCACGACCAATCTCCACAGCCTGTACATGTTCTGCAACATTCATCTGGCCAAGGCCAACATAAAGATGAACCCCGACATGCTCGACGAGGTCATCAGGATTCTCGACGGTATTCGCTCGGCCTACGCGCAAGTTGTCCCGGCCATGGAAAAAGGCGTTGTCTCCCCGGGGGTCAAGGGCACCGAACAGCCTGCAACTCCGGCAGCTCAGGCAGCCCCCAAACCGGATATACAACCCAAGGCGTCCCCTCCGGTGCCGGAAATCCCAGACCCCGCACAAACGGCTGCGCCGGAAACAGAGACTGCCCACGAGCAAAAGGTCGAACCGGCAAAGGCCGCACCGACCAAAGGAGAGGCACCGGCAAGTGCCAAAGCTGTTGAGGACTCGGCCCCACAACAGCAGCCTGCGGCCGAACCAGCTTCGGCCCCGAAAGCCAAGCCGGCCGCCAAACCCGCACCGCCAAACCAGCCCATGGCACCCAAGCCCATGGTCAATCCCATGCGCCTGCGCGCAAACAACGCCTACGCCAACAATCGTTAA
- the fliD gene encoding flagellar filament capping protein FliD, protein MATDLVSGQISFAGLGSGTDFNALIEGLMSIEQRRVTSLETWKATWEEKVEEFKDLNSKMLSLRSTLKNYDTVNEFLAKSVSTTDSSVLTASADGDAESGNYQVEIGSLASNDVFITSSGVSDLNTSVVTGNSNFTFSYGGESYTVSNIAAGTTLAGLVNTINTNPESSKHIRASTIFDGTNYHLQLAGRDLGADNQLVISNTGSILFGPSDFQETQDASNSQMRINGFPSAAGGWLERDTNTITDVIDGLTLNLKEASPGSTVKVTVATDTEQIKENIRTIVDEINEVRQKIFDITAVDDSQEEVKGSILTGNYGIQIISQKLNDITAQKGVAFDFYNDETGEGDLFSALSQVGITTDAEKGSPTYGLLIIKEDSDDPSKKFMTLNHALDEDPDAVARLFSDNLRGESKSADLSYIASVDGMTSAGVHEVEIITSGAGISSATINGEAVSISADGLTITGQQGTEAAGLQVRLTNFQPNTTITGDINLKDGKVNELIDELSVLTKEYNEFTDDGGPLNVLIHNYGDIMDSIDKKILFEENRIAKMEYNYKLKFSRLDATLNKYSNIQTQLSSQISQLPTS, encoded by the coding sequence ATGGCGACAGATTTAGTTTCCGGACAAATATCATTCGCAGGCCTCGGCAGCGGCACAGACTTCAACGCCCTCATTGAGGGGTTGATGAGTATTGAGCAGCGCCGCGTAACCTCGCTGGAAACATGGAAGGCCACATGGGAAGAAAAGGTTGAGGAGTTCAAGGACCTGAACAGCAAGATGCTCAGTCTGCGCTCAACCCTGAAAAACTACGATACCGTCAACGAATTTCTCGCAAAAAGCGTGAGCACGACCGACTCAAGCGTGCTCACGGCCTCCGCCGACGGCGATGCCGAGTCCGGCAACTATCAGGTAGAAATCGGCAGCCTGGCCTCAAACGATGTCTTCATCACCAGCTCCGGCGTCAGCGACTTGAACACCTCCGTGGTCACGGGCAACTCGAACTTCACGTTCTCTTATGGTGGCGAAAGCTATACAGTAAGCAACATTGCCGCCGGAACCACCCTTGCCGGGCTGGTCAACACCATCAACACAAATCCGGAATCGAGCAAACACATCAGGGCATCCACGATCTTTGACGGCACCAACTACCACCTGCAGCTCGCGGGGCGGGATCTTGGCGCCGACAACCAACTGGTCATTTCCAACACGGGATCCATACTGTTCGGGCCTTCGGACTTTCAGGAAACCCAGGATGCCAGCAACTCCCAGATGCGCATCAATGGATTTCCCTCCGCCGCGGGAGGGTGGCTGGAACGTGATACCAACACGATTACGGACGTGATTGACGGGTTGACTCTCAATCTCAAGGAAGCCTCGCCGGGTTCCACCGTCAAGGTGACCGTTGCCACGGACACGGAACAAATCAAGGAAAACATCCGCACCATCGTGGATGAAATCAACGAGGTTCGCCAAAAGATATTCGACATAACAGCCGTGGACGATTCCCAGGAAGAAGTCAAAGGCTCAATCCTCACCGGCAACTACGGAATACAGATCATCTCGCAAAAGCTGAACGACATCACCGCGCAAAAAGGCGTGGCTTTCGATTTCTATAACGACGAAACCGGTGAAGGCGATCTTTTCTCGGCTCTTTCGCAAGTTGGCATAACCACGGACGCAGAAAAAGGTTCTCCCACATACGGCCTGCTGATCATCAAGGAGGATTCCGACGATCCGTCCAAGAAGTTCATGACGCTGAACCATGCCCTGGACGAAGACCCGGATGCCGTGGCCCGGCTGTTTTCCGACAACCTGAGGGGCGAAAGCAAAAGTGCAGACCTTTCCTACATCGCGTCTGTGGACGGCATGACCTCGGCGGGTGTGCACGAAGTGGAAATCATCACCAGCGGAGCGGGAATATCCAGCGCCACCATTAATGGTGAAGCCGTGAGCATTTCCGCCGACGGGCTGACAATCACGGGGCAACAGGGCACCGAGGCCGCCGGTTTGCAGGTCCGGCTGACCAACTTCCAGCCCAACACGACCATCACCGGCGACATCAACCTCAAGGACGGCAAGGTCAACGAACTCATCGACGAATTGAGTGTCCTGACCAAGGAATACAATGAATTTACCGACGATGGCGGCCCGCTGAATGTGCTCATTCACAACTATGGCGACATCATGGATAGCATCGACAAAAAAATCCTCTTTGAGGAGAACCGTATCGCCAAGATGGAGTACAACTACAAGTTAAAATTCTCCAGACTTGACGCTACACTCAACAAATACAGCAACATACAAACACAACTGTCGAGCCAGATATCGCAGTTGCCGACATCATAG
- a CDS encoding flagellin codes for MSMVINHNMMAMNASRNLANSYSALGVSTRRLSSGLRVGTAADDAAGLAIRELMRSDITSLNQGIRNANDGISLIQTADGALSVIDEKLIRMKELATQAASGTYNSDQRLIIDSEYQAMASEVTRIANSTDFNGIYLLNGNLSGENSAHNGHGLNSTGPLKVHFGTGNDCAEDYYYVAIGTSTASALGLGHDAGAKTGSGEEVNAGKTISTQALAQASLDAINNAIISKDKIRANLGSLQNRLENTVSVLQIQAENIQAAESQISDVDVATEMTEFVRQQILTQSAVSMLSQANSLPRMAMSLMG; via the coding sequence ATGTCCATGGTTATTAACCACAACATGATGGCAATGAACGCCTCTCGTAACCTGGCCAACTCGTACAGCGCCCTTGGCGTTTCCACCAGGCGCCTGTCGTCGGGTCTTCGCGTCGGCACCGCTGCTGATGACGCCGCAGGCCTGGCCATTCGCGAACTCATGCGTTCCGACATCACGTCCCTGAACCAGGGTATCCGTAACGCGAACGACGGTATCTCGCTCATCCAGACTGCGGACGGCGCTCTCAGCGTCATCGATGAAAAGCTCATCCGCATGAAGGAACTGGCGACCCAGGCCGCGTCCGGTACCTACAACTCTGACCAGCGCCTGATCATCGACTCCGAATATCAGGCCATGGCTTCGGAAGTCACCCGAATCGCCAACTCCACGGACTTCAACGGCATTTACCTGCTCAACGGTAACCTGTCCGGTGAAAACTCTGCCCACAACGGTCACGGGCTGAACTCCACTGGTCCGCTGAAGGTCCACTTCGGTACCGGCAACGACTGCGCAGAAGACTACTACTACGTGGCCATCGGCACTTCCACCGCTTCCGCACTGGGCCTCGGCCATGACGCTGGCGCCAAGACCGGTTCCGGTGAAGAAGTGAACGCAGGTAAGACGATCTCCACCCAGGCTCTGGCTCAGGCCTCTCTGGATGCGATCAACAACGCCATCATTTCCAAGGACAAGATTCGTGCAAACCTCGGTTCCCTGCAGAACAGGCTCGAGAACACCGTGAGCGTGCTGCAGATTCAGGCCGAAAACATTCAGGCTGCGGAATCGCAGATTTCCGACGTCGACGTGGCAACCGAAATGACCGAATTCGTGCGCCAGCAGATTCTGACTCAGTCCGCAGTGAGCATGCTCTCCCAGGCGAACAGCCTGCCCAGGATGGCCATGTCTCTCATGGGCTAA
- a CDS encoding CgeB family protein yields MSTSGKSSDYRAEKVLSGPNLADIRIHIDGKTRHMWGRQGIQRELDLAGTVPRNALPVLLGAGLGVCARRLVEQGYAVIVTDHDPKIRELADLPQTVQLLDDHVDTVRHQLHALAEKLGKPLYPVRIPFYLRLNPDWYGRLAKELESCGHADFWQRMAYPRFQSAKPRILFMDADYFLSGEILTAMKAMDIPHAVLPVPRQGQPGPKYMETLLHAVLDFKPDFLLTVNHFGLDRQGKITDLLQRMNLPLASWFVDNPHLILYRYAGLDSPNVVLFTYDSGNIQEMKKRGFLHVHHLPLATDPKRFRPGAGKGKDSWQADISFVGNSMLSAVQNALLQTGLHADLEQHYRKLAEQFGQSDQTSVAAFLEKTRPDMARQLETSCSMEQHLAVESLITWESTRQYRLACVEKTLPFAPLIVGDAGWKEQLGNPNAWRHLERLDYYRDLPRFYPRSTVNFNCTSLQMKGAVNQRVFDVPACGGFLITDHREQLEALFEPGTECITYDDQAAIPELIRQYLSDTPGRTAVVQAARARILARHTYEHRMQSLCATMRQTFA; encoded by the coding sequence ATGAGTACCAGCGGAAAAAGCAGTGATTACCGGGCGGAAAAGGTCCTGTCCGGACCAAACCTCGCGGATATCCGTATTCATATTGACGGCAAAACACGTCACATGTGGGGCAGGCAAGGCATCCAACGCGAGCTGGACCTTGCCGGGACCGTACCGCGGAACGCCTTGCCCGTACTGCTCGGAGCAGGGCTGGGCGTATGCGCCAGACGCCTTGTGGAACAGGGATATGCCGTCATCGTGACCGACCACGATCCCAAAATACGGGAACTGGCCGACCTGCCCCAGACCGTGCAGCTGCTGGACGACCATGTGGACACGGTACGACATCAATTGCACGCGCTGGCGGAAAAGCTGGGAAAGCCTCTGTACCCCGTACGAATTCCCTTTTACCTGCGCCTGAATCCCGACTGGTATGGACGGCTGGCAAAGGAACTCGAATCCTGCGGACACGCCGACTTCTGGCAACGCATGGCCTATCCCCGCTTCCAATCGGCCAAACCGCGCATTCTGTTCATGGATGCGGACTATTTCCTGTCCGGTGAAATACTCACGGCCATGAAGGCCATGGATATCCCCCACGCGGTACTTCCGGTTCCCAGGCAGGGACAACCCGGCCCCAAGTACATGGAAACACTGTTGCATGCGGTCCTCGACTTCAAACCGGACTTCCTGCTCACGGTCAACCATTTCGGGCTGGACCGCCAAGGCAAAATCACGGACCTTCTCCAACGCATGAACCTGCCTCTGGCATCATGGTTCGTGGATAACCCGCACCTCATTCTCTACCGCTATGCGGGGCTGGACTCCCCCAACGTCGTACTCTTTACCTACGATTCCGGAAATATACAGGAGATGAAGAAACGCGGATTCCTTCATGTCCACCATCTTCCGCTTGCCACGGACCCGAAACGGTTCAGACCCGGTGCCGGAAAAGGCAAGGACAGCTGGCAGGCCGATATTTCCTTTGTGGGCAACTCCATGCTCTCGGCCGTGCAAAACGCTCTGTTGCAAACGGGGCTGCATGCAGACCTTGAGCAGCACTATCGAAAACTGGCCGAACAATTCGGACAATCCGACCAGACCTCTGTGGCCGCCTTTCTGGAAAAGACACGCCCGGACATGGCCCGGCAGCTGGAAACCAGCTGCTCCATGGAACAGCACTTGGCTGTGGAAAGCCTGATAACGTGGGAATCCACGCGCCAATACCGCCTTGCATGCGTAGAAAAGACCCTGCCGTTCGCACCGCTCATTGTGGGCGACGCAGGATGGAAAGAACAACTGGGAAACCCCAATGCGTGGCGGCATCTGGAACGGCTGGACTACTACAGGGATCTGCCGCGCTTCTACCCCCGCTCCACTGTCAACTTCAACTGCACCAGCCTGCAAATGAAGGGAGCCGTCAACCAACGCGTGTTTGACGTCCCGGCCTGCGGCGGATTCCTGATTACCGACCACAGGGAACAGCTGGAAGCCTTGTTCGAGCCCGGCACGGAATGCATCACGTACGACGATCAGGCGGCAATCCCGGAACTGATTCGGCAATACCTTTCGGACACGCCTGGACGCACCGCGGTGGTCCAGGCCGCCCGCGCCCGAATACTGGCCCGGCACACCTATGAACACCGCATGCAATCCCTGTGTGCGACCATGCGGCAAACCTTCGCCTGA